TGAAGGTTATCAACTATTTTTACATCGTAACCTTCTTTTAACAATCTATCTACAGTATGAGAGCCGATAAAACCAGCTCCACCGGTTACTAATATCTTCATTTTGAATTAATACCTAACTTTTACTGAATTTTGAATTATTAATGTTGAATGCTTACCGTGTAAGGAACCTGCGACTGAACAGGGCTGAATTATTTGAATAAGTTCTTTGTCTTTTATAAATGCTTCAGATTCTCTCATTTATGACTGAATAAGTTTTTTCGATTTTTCATCATCTTTTCCACCTTTTAGATTGTGCAGCTTGTGCTTCATTAATATTTGCACCAATTGTGGATTTTAAAACTTGCTTTGAAATTACCATACTCATACTCTTGAGGTAATTTATTGTTCAACTTGATAATTTGCAATGAAAAATCAAAACACTTATCAACTATCAAATTCCCCCATTTATCCCTTTACATCACAAATAATCGCTTTCTTTTATCTTTTTCATTCAATATTCTATCCATATCCTCTCGGATGCTTTTTGTGCCATTCCCACGCTGATCTTATTATACTTTCCAAATTCGCAAATTTAGGTTTCCACCCTAATTCTTTTTGAGCCAATTCTGATGAAGCAATTAACACAGCCGGATCCCCGGGTCTGCGAGGACCGAATTCCCAATTTATTTTTCTCCCAGAAACTTTTTCCACCATCTGCAGAACTTCCAGATTAGTAAATCCCTCACCGTTTCCCAGGTTATATTTTCCACTCGGGTGCTCATCCAGATTATCCAGAGTCAAGATATGCGCCTGTGCCAGATCAATCACATGGACATAATCCCGTACACAGGTTCCATCCTTAGTGGGATAATCATTTCCAAATATAAAAAATTTATCCCTCTGCCCCAGCGCTGTTTGAATAATAACCGGTATTAAATGACTTTCGTGTTTGTGAGCTTCTCCCAATTTTTCAGACGCACCTGCTGCATTGAAATAGCGAAAAGTATTAAATTTTAGGCCATAAGCTTTATGGTACCAATCTAATATATGTTCAAACATCAGTTTTGATTCACCATAGGCATTAATAGGTCTCTGAGGGTGCTTTTCATCAATTGGAACATACTGCGGTTCTCCAAAAGTTGCTGCCGTAGAAGAAAAGATAAAGCGATTGCAATTATGTTCAAGCATTACATTAAGCAGGGTGATTCCATTGACCACATTATTTTTAAAATAAATTTTTGGATTGGTCATGGAAAACTCAACTGTCGTTTCCGCCGCAAAATGCATAACAGCATCTATTTTATGATTATCAAATATATTATTCAATAAATTCACATCTCCAAAATCACCTTCATAAAAAACAGCTTTTGGCAATATAGCTTCTCGATTACCCTCTTGAAGATTATCAATTACAACGACTGAGTAATCTTTTTTTAGCAATTCCTCAACAACAATACTGCCAATATAACCTGCCCCACCTGTAACCAATATCTTCATATCCCATTCCTCCCTGAATTGCCTTTATACTTTTTATTATATACAAAACTCAACAACCTCCCCGCCATCTGGCGGATTGGATTCATCATTAAAAACTTGTTTTATTGTTTTTAATTCAACATTCAAAATTCAGCATT
This genomic window from Candidatus Neomarinimicrobiota bacterium contains:
- the galE gene encoding UDP-glucose 4-epimerase GalE, which gives rise to MKILVTGGAGYIGSIVVEELLKKDYSVVVIDNLQEGNREAILPKAVFYEGDFGDVNLLNNIFDNHKIDAVMHFAAETTVEFSMTNPKIYFKNNVVNGITLLNVMLEHNCNRFIFSSTAATFGEPQYVPIDEKHPQRPINAYGESKLMFEHILDWYHKAYGLKFNTFRYFNAAGASEKLGEAHKHESHLIPVIIQTALGQRDKFFIFGNDYPTKDGTCVRDYVHVIDLAQAHILTLDNLDEHPSGKYNLGNGEGFTNLEVLQMVEKVSGRKINWEFGPRRPGDPAVLIASSELAQKELGWKPKFANLESIIRSAWEWHKKHPRGYG